From [Clostridium] symbiosum, a single genomic window includes:
- a CDS encoding sensor histidine kinase, protein MDQTDSRNALEKELYRSFTLLSAFVIVFSLAITLYFDITRQRRDMDAIISGTASYIASMPEVISMLEDGYPSNVAKEDIDSLSANIPDISVVVIYNNNGLRFYHTDRLKTGETFVDGDETMILQGSEPYITTGYGTKGAQRRAFHAVKRKDGKIIGFVMASVFTAHISARHRNILLVHIAIFFLMMLVSIPLTHAFIRFLRKSLMGFNPHELLNMYIRQDEVMNAIEEGLIATDTEGKILFSNIVARNLFHDGPEEGPPLMGKYFRELYPATNFDSVVSTGKSVHRQSCMIGGRSILMNEIPIQGKGKKPIQGMLVIMVDRTDMLAMSDELSGTRSMLDTLRAFNHEFLNKLHVILGYLQIGEIEQAIQFIINSNLVSSQSIRETADCIRVSRICALIIGKMMHAAELGIRLSLTHDSSCIESELILPQDALITIIGNLLENAIEELNSCKNQDNELKEITLGIYCRPDCNIITCEDTGGGISQELLEHIFEKGISSKGETRGTGLYLLRQIAEEYNGDIAIDTEKGEGSCFTLTFTRKENL, encoded by the coding sequence GTGGATCAGACAGATTCCCGGAATGCGCTTGAAAAAGAGCTGTACCGCTCTTTTACACTGTTATCCGCATTCGTTATCGTATTTTCACTGGCAATTACCCTGTATTTTGATATTACGAGGCAGCGCCGGGATATGGACGCCATCATAAGCGGCACCGCCTCTTATATTGCCTCCATGCCGGAGGTCATTTCCATGCTCGAGGACGGTTATCCCAGCAATGTGGCCAAAGAGGATATCGACTCTCTCAGCGCCAATATCCCCGACATCAGCGTTGTCGTCATCTATAACAACAACGGACTGCGTTTCTATCACACGGACCGCCTGAAGACGGGCGAAACTTTTGTGGACGGGGATGAAACCATGATCTTACAGGGGAGCGAACCATATATCACAACGGGATACGGGACAAAGGGCGCCCAGAGGCGCGCTTTCCATGCAGTCAAGAGAAAAGACGGAAAAATCATCGGTTTTGTCATGGCTTCCGTCTTTACCGCGCATATATCGGCGAGACACCGGAACATACTGCTTGTGCATATAGCGATTTTCTTCCTGATGATGCTCGTCAGCATTCCGCTGACCCACGCCTTTATCCGGTTTTTAAGAAAATCCCTGATGGGCTTTAATCCCCATGAGCTTCTCAACATGTACATACGGCAGGACGAGGTGATGAACGCCATTGAGGAAGGCCTGATCGCCACGGATACCGAGGGTAAGATCCTGTTTTCCAACATTGTCGCCAGAAATCTCTTTCACGACGGCCCCGAGGAAGGCCCTCCGCTGATGGGAAAATATTTCCGCGAGCTTTACCCCGCCACAAATTTCGACTCGGTTGTAAGTACGGGCAAATCCGTCCACCGACAGTCCTGTATGATCGGCGGCCGTTCGATCCTGATGAATGAAATTCCGATCCAGGGGAAAGGCAAAAAACCGATTCAGGGCATGCTCGTAATCATGGTGGATCGAACGGATATGCTCGCCATGTCCGACGAACTGTCCGGCACCAGGAGCATGCTTGATACGCTGCGCGCTTTTAACCATGAATTCTTAAATAAGCTCCATGTCATCCTGGGGTATCTCCAGATCGGGGAAATCGAGCAGGCCATACAGTTTATCATCAACAGTAATCTGGTATCCAGCCAGTCCATCCGCGAGACGGCCGACTGTATCCGCGTATCCAGGATCTGCGCGCTGATTATCGGAAAAATGATGCACGCCGCGGAGCTGGGTATCCGTCTGTCCCTGACACACGACAGCAGCTGCATCGAAAGTGAGCTGATTCTCCCTCAGGACGCCTTAATCACCATCATCGGCAACCTGCTGGAAAATGCCATAGAGGAACTGAACAGCTGCAAAAACCAGGACAATGAGCTGAAAGAGATCACGCTTGGAATCTACTGCCGCCCTGACTGCAACATTATTACATGTGAGGACACCGGTGGCGGAATCAGCCAGGAACTGCTGGAGCATATTTTCGAAAAAGGCATTTCTTCCAAGGGCGAAACCCGTGGAACCGGCCTCTATCTGCTTCGCCAGATTGCAGAAGAGTATAACGGGGATATCGCCATTGATACGGAAAAAGGCGAAGGTTCCTGTTTTACCCTCACCTTTACAAGAAAGGAGAACCTGTAA
- a CDS encoding response regulator — MYQVIIIEDDPMVASINKQYVELTPSFRVIHVFKSGIEALEYLKENDADLIILDYYTPLMNGAEFIDQLHAMGKAPSIIMVTSASDTDIVLQLLSRGVIDYLVKPFEYTRFKVALDKYSQMKEYLNQAKSNMGQGEIDKLLTRQESTGTASANLAKGLNETTLGLIRAFLKENRDDTYSSEQIAERIHLSRITIRRYMNYMVETGELISTIDYQTGGRPSIRYRYVKD; from the coding sequence ATGTATCAGGTCATTATCATAGAAGACGATCCCATGGTGGCGTCCATCAACAAACAGTATGTGGAGCTGACCCCTTCCTTCCGGGTGATTCATGTTTTTAAAAGCGGAATCGAGGCACTTGAGTATCTGAAAGAAAACGATGCGGATTTGATTATCCTGGATTACTATACCCCGCTTATGAACGGCGCCGAATTTATCGATCAGCTCCATGCCATGGGCAAGGCGCCCTCAATCATCATGGTAACCTCGGCCAGCGATACGGACATCGTCCTCCAGCTCCTCTCCCGGGGTGTAATCGACTATCTTGTCAAACCGTTTGAGTATACCCGTTTTAAAGTGGCCCTGGATAAATACAGCCAGATGAAGGAGTATTTAAACCAGGCCAAAAGTAACATGGGGCAGGGTGAAATCGATAAGCTTTTGACCCGCCAGGAAAGCACCGGAACCGCCTCGGCTAACCTGGCGAAGGGGTTGAACGAGACGACGCTTGGGCTGATACGCGCGTTTCTGAAAGAAAACAGGGATGACACGTATTCCAGTGAGCAGATTGCCGAACGGATTCATTTGTCACGGATTACAATCCGCAGATATATGAATTATATGGTAGAAACAGGGGAGCTTATCAGTACAATTGATTATCAGACCGGCGGAAGACCGTCAATCCGGTACCGGTATGTAAAAGATTAG
- a CDS encoding CAP domain-containing protein: MRRIFVNTLSAAAVMFATAAMPMTSFAAVSTYQIPFSGGSAYVIGIGGKDCLPGSGNWGQNGNWNQGGNWNQNGNWGTGPVLPEVAPPDFIFPTPELPDNETPDQPEQEEGQDAYSNAVVALVNAERAKAGLSPLTVDTRVAEAAQLRAQEIKKTFSHTRPDGSSFSTALSQAGVSYRGTGENIAYGQNSPEAVMQGWMNSSGHRANILNKDYTSIGVGHYKDASGTDYWTQLFIY, from the coding sequence ATGAGACGAATATTCGTTAACACTTTATCTGCTGCTGCGGTTATGTTTGCAACGGCTGCAATGCCAATGACATCCTTCGCTGCGGTATCTACCTATCAGATTCCTTTTTCAGGCGGAAGCGCTTATGTAATTGGAATAGGAGGAAAGGACTGTCTTCCGGGCAGCGGAAATTGGGGACAGAACGGTAACTGGAACCAGGGAGGTAACTGGAATCAGAATGGTAACTGGGGGACAGGACCGGTTCTGCCGGAAGTGGCTCCTCCTGATTTTATTTTCCCGACACCGGAGCTGCCGGATAATGAGACTCCCGATCAGCCGGAGCAGGAAGAAGGCCAGGATGCGTACAGTAATGCTGTTGTCGCCCTGGTAAATGCAGAACGTGCAAAAGCCGGTTTAAGTCCTCTGACTGTCGATACACGCGTGGCGGAGGCAGCCCAGCTCCGCGCCCAGGAAATCAAGAAAACATTTTCCCACACCAGACCGGACGGCAGTAGTTTCAGCACCGCTCTGAGCCAGGCCGGTGTGAGCTACAGAGGAACCGGCGAAAACATCGCCTATGGCCAGAATTCACCGGAGGCCGTAATGCAGGGCTGGATGAACAGTTCAGGACACAGGGCAAATATTCTTAATAAAGACTACACCTCTATCGGCGTAGGCCATTACAAAGACGCCAGCGGAACAGATTACTGGACACAGCTTTTTATTTATTAA
- a CDS encoding sodium/glutamate symporter, with product METIMGYFGTYTPAADGAVANFKFEYLTTLGFAAIVIFLGRAIVNHSKLLRKYAIPAPVVSGIIFSIVVAIIKGAGIIGLSFDAAIMKDLCQNLFFLCVGFGFSLKMLRHAGGKLCAMIAIAACVLITLQDLLGVFVGNMIGLHPLLALQCSSSAMSGGVGTASAFGPIFESWGAADATTIGVAAGTMGNIMGSLIGGPVAAFLISRHGLKSDPNDKPESAKTGTVATLDNSRMISMFAMTLLIAALGMPIYCILDNIPMIEMPKFIGCLFAGAIARNVMEACNIKFYVPEVDAIEHMFLELYLALVLMTTDITKLAPVAGQMGIILLCQAVLMAAFAIFVSYNMFGRDYGAAVMAAGNCGWGCGSGPNAVANEKAVMDEYGWHNVAWVLYPSFAVIIDDIYNPIFLSVFGSFVK from the coding sequence ATGGAAACTATCATGGGCTATTTCGGTACTTACACACCGGCAGCAGATGGGGCTGTTGCAAATTTCAAGTTCGAGTATCTCACCACACTGGGCTTCGCCGCCATTGTAATCTTTCTTGGCCGTGCGATTGTAAACCACTCAAAATTACTGCGTAAATACGCAATCCCGGCACCGGTTGTATCCGGTATCATTTTCTCAATTGTTGTCGCTATCATCAAAGGAGCCGGCATTATCGGCCTCTCCTTCGATGCAGCTATTATGAAAGACTTATGCCAGAACCTGTTCTTCCTCTGCGTAGGTTTCGGCTTCAGCTTAAAGATGCTCCGCCATGCAGGCGGCAAGCTCTGCGCCATGATTGCCATCGCAGCCTGCGTCCTGATTACTCTTCAGGATCTTCTGGGCGTATTCGTAGGCAACATGATTGGCCTTCATCCGCTTCTGGCTCTGCAATGCTCTTCTTCCGCAATGTCGGGCGGCGTTGGTACAGCATCCGCATTCGGACCTATCTTTGAAAGCTGGGGCGCAGCGGATGCCACCACAATCGGTGTTGCTGCCGGTACCATGGGAAATATCATGGGTTCCCTGATTGGCGGTCCTGTAGCCGCATTCCTGATTTCCCGTCACGGTCTTAAATCCGACCCGAACGACAAACCGGAATCAGCAAAAACAGGTACTGTTGCAACACTTGACAACAGCAGAATGATTTCCATGTTTGCCATGACACTGCTTATCGCTGCTCTCGGTATGCCGATTTACTGCATCCTTGACAACATCCCAATGATTGAAATGCCTAAATTCATCGGCTGTCTGTTCGCAGGCGCAATCGCCCGTAATGTTATGGAAGCATGCAATATCAAGTTCTATGTTCCTGAAGTCGACGCCATTGAGCATATGTTCCTGGAACTTTACCTGGCTCTCGTGCTCATGACCACCGATATCACGAAACTGGCTCCTGTAGCCGGCCAGATGGGTATCATCCTTCTCTGTCAGGCAGTCTTAATGGCAGCATTTGCAATCTTCGTATCCTACAACATGTTCGGCCGCGACTACGGCGCTGCTGTTATGGCTGCAGGTAACTGCGGATGGGGATGCGGTTCCGGCCCTAATGCCGTTGCCAATGAGAAAGCCGTTATGGATGAGTACGGATGGCACAATGTAGCATGGGTTCTTTACCCATCCTTCGCCGTTATCATCGACGATATCTACAATCCAATCTTCCTTTCCGTATTCGGAAGTTTTGTGAAATAA
- a CDS encoding TAXI family TRAP transporter solute-binding subunit, producing MKKLFSKAFVFTALLGLSTALCSCSSSGSDSSPFSSDSETSQEMKSGLQVLTIGTADSGGTMFPVGNAIAQVISEHDSNIKINISASNGSFTNVEWIEDGQIDMGLVSGDVALAAYSGTHEFENRPVKSLRTIGAIYVSVSNWMAPESAGLTFVHDLAGKSAAIGPQGSTTDLSARIAIDAVGLNSKRTTLVNSGLGSGSVAVEDGSLDAVHGFAGIPITGLTELADTIPCRLLKYTPEELGTILSKNSFYYKTVIPAGTYPGQDEDVDSFGIKCLLCVDERMDEDLVYQITKILDESIPQLAASHDSLASLTQKGFICNDLAIPLHKGSERYYIEKNYLEET from the coding sequence ATGAAAAAATTATTTTCAAAAGCTTTCGTCTTTACCGCCCTTCTGGGTCTTTCCACCGCTTTGTGCAGTTGTTCTTCCTCCGGCTCCGACAGTTCCCCGTTCTCCTCCGATTCTGAGACATCCCAGGAGATGAAAAGCGGACTTCAGGTTCTGACGATAGGAACAGCCGACAGTGGGGGGACCATGTTCCCGGTCGGCAATGCCATTGCCCAGGTGATCAGTGAGCATGACTCCAATATCAAAATCAATATCAGCGCCTCCAACGGTTCTTTCACCAATGTGGAATGGATTGAGGACGGACAGATAGACATGGGGCTTGTAAGCGGAGATGTGGCGCTGGCTGCGTATTCCGGAACACATGAGTTTGAGAACCGGCCCGTTAAGAGCCTTCGGACCATAGGCGCCATTTATGTCAGCGTTTCCAACTGGATGGCCCCTGAGTCGGCAGGGCTCACTTTCGTCCACGATCTGGCGGGTAAAAGCGCTGCAATCGGCCCTCAGGGTTCTACAACGGATCTTTCCGCACGCATTGCCATCGATGCGGTTGGCCTGAACTCCAAAAGGACCACCCTTGTCAACTCCGGGCTTGGCTCCGGTTCCGTTGCCGTAGAGGATGGAAGTCTCGATGCCGTACACGGTTTCGCCGGAATTCCCATCACCGGGCTGACCGAGCTTGCAGATACCATTCCCTGCCGTCTCCTGAAGTACACTCCTGAGGAACTTGGGACCATTCTTTCAAAGAATTCTTTCTATTATAAGACGGTAATCCCGGCCGGAACGTATCCGGGCCAGGACGAAGACGTTGACTCCTTCGGCATCAAATGCCTTCTCTGCGTCGATGAGAGAATGGATGAGGATCTCGTCTACCAGATTACGAAAATTCTGGATGAGTCTATCCCACAGCTGGCCGCCAGCCACGATTCACTCGCTTCACTGACGCAGAAAGGATTTATCTGCAACGATCTGGCTATTCCGCTGCATAAGGGTTCCGAACGGTATTACATAGAAAAAAACTATCTGGAAGAAACGTGA
- a CDS encoding LysR family transcriptional regulator, which yields MSVINIENIKAFIFLYRSGSFQKAASELYITQPSLTSRIKSLEKELEAELFVRSRKGVELTEKGQIFLPYAFRIMDAYTHGREAVRKKSDVLCIGSSSYSLLLNNMLDFLRKDRQLTLNVRTGPTQALLEYLLNGEIDCAISQYIDHPDISQSFLFDEPISLFSSLNHPFAVRKKPVTLEELSLEPLVVYDGKSSFWSEIERYFDRKGLIPYRMVEIDSLAASKSVIMQGNALAFLPDHPLEADVAGGKLYRVPTIPPIRVKRGNYLSFRKDIAPEKMGYVTLLSEYFTDH from the coding sequence ATGAGTGTCATTAATATAGAAAATATCAAAGCATTTATTTTCCTGTATCGCAGCGGGAGCTTTCAAAAAGCTGCTTCCGAGTTGTATATTACTCAGCCGTCCCTGACATCCAGAATCAAGTCGCTGGAAAAGGAGCTGGAGGCCGAACTTTTTGTCCGAAGCAGAAAGGGTGTGGAACTCACTGAAAAGGGCCAGATATTCCTTCCCTATGCATTTCGCATCATGGACGCCTATACACACGGACGGGAAGCAGTCCGCAAGAAGAGCGACGTGCTCTGTATCGGTTCTTCCTCCTATTCGTTATTATTAAATAACATGCTGGATTTTTTGAGAAAAGACAGACAGCTCACGTTGAATGTAAGAACAGGGCCAACCCAGGCTCTGCTTGAATATCTGCTCAATGGTGAAATAGACTGTGCAATCTCCCAGTATATTGATCATCCGGATATTTCCCAGAGCTTTTTGTTTGATGAGCCTATTTCACTCTTTTCATCGCTGAATCATCCGTTTGCAGTCCGGAAAAAGCCGGTTACACTGGAAGAGCTTTCCCTTGAACCTCTGGTCGTGTACGACGGGAAATCGAGTTTCTGGTCTGAGATAGAGCGGTACTTTGACAGGAAGGGACTTATCCCTTACCGGATGGTGGAGATAGACAGCCTGGCTGCCAGTAAGAGCGTCATTATGCAGGGCAATGCACTTGCATTTCTTCCGGACCATCCGCTGGAAGCGGATGTGGCGGGAGGGAAGCTGTACAGGGTGCCGACAATTCCGCCGATCAGGGTGAAGAGGGGGAACTACCTCAGTTTCCGTAAGGATATAGCGCCCGAGAAGATGGGGTATGTTACATTATTATCGGAATATTTCACAGATCATTGA
- a CDS encoding amidohydrolase family protein: protein MMTLYKNALVWQDSRFLPKDILIEGESILRVEAGIEAHEDVNVVDLTGKYVVPGLIECHAHLCMNGGNMPMTVMHNSNTSQILMECMHSMEKLLHAGITTVRDCGSTGMEVIALRDEVEKGRFEGPRIVSCGMAIKMTGGHFTGKIVDSPYEARKAARELIHDGAQFLKFMGSGGLGREGEEPGVSELEVDEMRAAIEQGEKYGMASAVHCHGKQSILNALEAGATSIEHCSFMDEEVIEKLLEKGSYIVPTFTPYVRIAENGTVPGTWLTPFVVRTAAEVNERKGRQFSNACKAGVKIAFGRDCGATYTPHEDFLFEMKQMESYGMSRGDILNSATITAAENLRMQDKIGSITPGKLADLLVLSGNPMDDLANLTQAELILKGGVTVHGSGIVSA from the coding sequence ATGATGACACTTTACAAAAACGCCCTGGTATGGCAGGACAGCAGATTTCTTCCAAAAGATATTCTTATCGAGGGGGAAAGCATCCTTCGGGTGGAGGCTGGGATCGAAGCGCATGAAGACGTCAACGTAGTCGATTTGACCGGAAAATATGTGGTTCCCGGACTGATAGAATGTCATGCCCACCTGTGTATGAACGGCGGAAATATGCCTATGACGGTTATGCATAATTCCAATACCAGCCAGATCCTGATGGAGTGCATGCACAGTATGGAGAAACTTCTGCACGCAGGAATCACAACGGTGCGTGACTGCGGCTCCACCGGAATGGAAGTGATTGCCCTGAGGGATGAGGTTGAAAAGGGACGTTTTGAGGGACCGCGCATCGTTTCCTGTGGTATGGCCATCAAAATGACGGGAGGACATTTTACCGGGAAAATCGTGGATTCTCCGTACGAAGCCCGCAAGGCTGCGCGGGAACTGATACACGACGGGGCCCAGTTCCTGAAATTCATGGGCTCAGGCGGCCTTGGCCGGGAAGGTGAAGAACCGGGTGTTTCCGAACTGGAAGTGGATGAGATGAGAGCTGCCATTGAACAGGGGGAAAAGTACGGAATGGCAAGCGCAGTCCACTGTCATGGCAAACAGTCCATCTTAAATGCGCTGGAAGCGGGTGCCACCAGCATCGAACACTGCAGTTTTATGGACGAAGAGGTAATCGAAAAACTGCTGGAAAAAGGCTCCTATATTGTTCCCACCTTCACCCCCTATGTGCGGATTGCCGAGAACGGAACCGTGCCCGGGACATGGCTGACTCCCTTTGTAGTCCGTACAGCAGCGGAAGTAAACGAACGTAAAGGGCGTCAATTCTCTAATGCCTGCAAAGCTGGGGTCAAAATTGCTTTCGGACGGGACTGCGGCGCTACCTACACCCCCCATGAGGATTTCCTGTTTGAAATGAAGCAGATGGAATCCTATGGGATGAGCAGGGGCGATATTCTGAATTCGGCTACCATCACCGCAGCCGAAAACCTGAGAATGCAGGATAAAATCGGTTCCATAACACCGGGAAAACTGGCGGATCTGCTTGTCCTGAGCGGCAATCCAATGGATGATCTGGCCAATCTTACACAGGCTGAACTGATTTTAAAGGGTGGGGTTACTGTACATGGAAGCGGAATCGTATCCGCTTAA
- a CDS encoding sodium/proline symporter, with protein MVKTYLIILTVYLIATFIIGIYAGKASTSMSAFYVGGRSLGPWVIATTWAATLISASTFIGVTGYGYRNGWAGVIWGGLCMSFGGILAWVLLGKRIRLISEKVNALTIPGLLFARYENKTINTIIAVMIFIFYIPMLMVQFVSSGILMESIFGIPYMWGIILFGIIVVFYTTAGGFLAVAYTDFIQAIVMVICFLFATPIILSKIGGIGNLQTALQSIDPGLLSPHGVNNAFPNILIVSWVVYYLFGSFGQPYMLIRFATAKNLKVMKLALPIAMVFITWMYFNVSVMGFGARILLPGLDAPDEALPQLIKTQLNAVLGGIMISAIFAAMMSTVDSTLHVVGTAVAKDLYSSIHPDVSEKKMLMISRLATGVVGAIGVIASMNPPDSVLELTTYGWTCLSAALFMPVVAGMFWKRFNAAGAMASMLGGGISGAIVIGLFGGISIGVHPMMIALPIAIVCGIAGSLLTPPPEKRIVDVFFDRELLNKKETPGS; from the coding sequence ATGGTAAAAACATATCTGATCATTTTAACCGTTTATCTGATTGCGACTTTCATAATCGGCATTTATGCCGGTAAGGCAAGTACAAGCATGTCGGCCTTCTATGTAGGCGGACGCTCCCTGGGGCCATGGGTTATTGCAACCACCTGGGCTGCGACGCTGATCAGCGCCAGCACTTTTATTGGTGTTACGGGCTATGGTTACCGCAACGGCTGGGCCGGAGTCATCTGGGGCGGGCTCTGCATGTCCTTCGGCGGCATCCTGGCCTGGGTCCTGCTCGGTAAAAGGATACGGTTAATTTCTGAAAAAGTCAATGCACTCACTATCCCGGGCCTCTTGTTTGCCCGCTATGAAAATAAAACCATCAATACAATCATCGCCGTGATGATTTTCATTTTCTACATACCAATGCTCATGGTGCAGTTTGTCAGCTCAGGAATCCTGATGGAAAGTATTTTCGGCATTCCGTATATGTGGGGCATCATTCTCTTTGGCATTATCGTTGTATTTTATACCACGGCAGGCGGTTTCCTGGCTGTTGCCTACACGGATTTTATTCAGGCCATTGTCATGGTTATCTGCTTTCTGTTCGCCACCCCGATTATTCTCAGTAAGATAGGCGGCATCGGAAACCTTCAGACAGCCCTGCAGAGCATCGATCCGGGACTCTTGAGTCCCCACGGGGTAAACAATGCCTTTCCCAATATTCTGATTGTGTCGTGGGTTGTTTATTATCTGTTCGGTTCGTTCGGACAGCCCTATATGCTGATCCGTTTTGCCACCGCTAAAAATCTGAAGGTCATGAAACTGGCGCTTCCGATTGCCATGGTTTTCATCACCTGGATGTATTTCAATGTCAGTGTAATGGGATTCGGCGCCCGCATCCTGCTGCCCGGCCTGGACGCCCCCGATGAGGCTCTGCCTCAGCTGATTAAAACGCAGTTGAATGCCGTCCTGGGCGGTATTATGATTTCGGCGATCTTTGCCGCTATGATGTCCACCGTTGACTCTACGCTTCATGTGGTCGGCACTGCGGTAGCCAAGGATCTTTACAGCAGCATCCATCCCGATGTATCTGAGAAAAAGATGCTTATGATATCACGCCTTGCCACCGGTGTTGTCGGTGCAATCGGCGTAATTGCCTCCATGAACCCGCCCGACAGTGTTCTGGAACTGACTACTTACGGGTGGACCTGTCTGTCTGCGGCGCTCTTTATGCCGGTGGTTGCCGGGATGTTCTGGAAACGTTTTAATGCTGCAGGAGCCATGGCCTCCATGCTGGGAGGCGGCATCTCCGGCGCCATTGTCATCGGTCTGTTCGGCGGCATCTCCATCGGTGTCCATCCGATGATGATTGCCCTGCCCATCGCGATTGTCTGCGGTATTGCAGGTTCACTTCTGACCCCGCCTCCGGAAAAACGGATCGTCGATGTTTTTTTTGACAGGGAGCTTTTAAACAAAAAAGAAACCCCAGGATCCTGA
- a CDS encoding Na/Pi cotransporter family protein, translating to MSINDVSNLFTFAGGLGMFLYGMRIMGDGMQKTAGSKMNHFLGMVTNNRLLGVVLGALITAILHSSAATTVMVVGFVNAGILNLTQAVGVIMGANIGTTITAWMVSLNQLGDAFTVLQPAFFAPLCIGIGTFLIVFSKKQRNNLIGEIVIGVGLLFVGLEFMSGAINPYTDAPIFAKAFAVMGRNPILGIVTGALVTALLQSSTASVGILQTLAMNGVVTTGAAIYITLGQNIGTCLTAMLSSAGANRTAKRAAAIHLTFNTLGAVIFGIGMFALSLLRPAMAGSGISSVQISMFHTIFNVTNTLLLYPFANQLVKISGLLVKDGEPEEESREDSREIETAFRHLDQRIFESPVFAIEVAQMETVHMGQIALNNIRLATSAILNRDKEKTKEVYRNEKDIDRMEELLTGYLIKVNNLSLTEHQKLLVNNLFYSISDIERVGDHCENLAEQADYMEEHKVAFSETGSSDLSAISEKVVKSFTHAIAARQTGDMDDVRKVSQYEDDVDMLEEELRDKHIERLSSGQCDPSSGVVFLDIISNLERISDHAYNLAGYVKDEM from the coding sequence ATGTCGATAAATGACGTAAGCAATCTGTTTACATTTGCCGGAGGCCTGGGCATGTTCCTATATGGTATGCGCATCATGGGTGACGGCATGCAGAAGACGGCCGGAAGCAAGATGAACCACTTTCTCGGCATGGTAACAAATAACAGGCTTCTGGGAGTAGTCCTGGGAGCATTAATTACGGCAATTCTTCACAGCAGTGCGGCGACGACGGTTATGGTAGTCGGTTTCGTCAACGCTGGGATTCTGAATCTGACACAGGCGGTGGGCGTTATTATGGGTGCCAATATCGGTACGACAATTACAGCCTGGATGGTATCTTTAAATCAGTTGGGGGACGCATTTACCGTACTTCAGCCGGCCTTTTTCGCACCGCTGTGCATCGGTATCGGTACGTTCCTGATCGTATTTTCCAAAAAGCAGAGAAATAACCTGATCGGTGAGATCGTAATCGGCGTCGGCCTTCTCTTTGTGGGCCTGGAATTTATGAGCGGAGCGATCAATCCCTATACGGATGCCCCTATCTTTGCAAAGGCGTTTGCCGTTATGGGGCGCAACCCGATTCTCGGCATCGTAACAGGAGCCCTGGTGACCGCGCTTCTGCAAAGCTCCACGGCTTCCGTCGGAATTCTTCAGACTCTGGCGATGAACGGCGTCGTGACGACGGGGGCGGCCATCTATATCACCCTCGGACAGAATATCGGAACGTGTCTTACGGCCATGCTTTCCAGCGCCGGAGCCAACAGGACGGCCAAGAGGGCGGCGGCCATCCATCTGACGTTTAATACGCTGGGAGCCGTTATTTTCGGTATCGGAATGTTTGCGCTGTCCCTGCTCCGGCCAGCGATGGCCGGTTCGGGGATTAGCTCCGTCCAGATTTCGATGTTCCATACAATTTTCAATGTGACGAACACCCTTCTTTTATATCCGTTTGCCAACCAGCTCGTGAAAATTTCAGGGCTGCTTGTAAAGGATGGGGAACCGGAAGAGGAGAGCAGAGAGGACAGCCGTGAAATCGAGACGGCCTTCCGCCATCTGGATCAGCGTATTTTCGAATCGCCTGTCTTTGCCATTGAGGTGGCTCAGATGGAGACCGTACATATGGGGCAGATAGCCCTCAATAATATCCGTCTTGCCACAAGCGCCATTTTGAACAGGGATAAAGAGAAGACAAAAGAGGTTTACAGGAATGAGAAGGACATCGACAGGATGGAAGAGCTTCTGACAGGATATCTTATCAAAGTCAATAACCTGTCCCTGACCGAACACCAGAAGCTCCTGGTCAACAACCTGTTCTACAGTATCAGCGATATTGAGAGGGTGGGCGACCACTGCGAGAACCTGGCGGAGCAGGCTGATTATATGGAAGAACATAAGGTGGCCTTCTCAGAGACGGGAAGCTCAGATTTGAGCGCGATCAGCGAGAAGGTGGTAAAATCATTCACCCACGCCATTGCGGCCAGACAAACGGGCGATATGGACGATGTGAGGAAGGTGAGCCAGTATGAGGACGACGTGGATATGCTGGAAGAAGAATTGCGGGACAAACATATTGAACGCCTTTCAAGCGGCCAGTGCGATCCGTCCTCCGGAGTCGTTTTCTTGGATATTATCAGCAATCTGGAGAGAATATCAGACCATGCCTATAATCTGGCGGGGTATGTGAAAGATGAGATGTAA